A single genomic interval of Nerophis ophidion isolate RoL-2023_Sa linkage group LG11, RoL_Noph_v1.0, whole genome shotgun sequence harbors:
- the mrpl32 gene encoding 39S ribosomal protein L32, mitochondrial: MMNLVELVNTLRCSLLHIEKRLLWVAGIERQLAPSLALDGPSLLPHIDEQEVDEQQPSLKRPPGVLDSILWMAAPKKRRTIEVNRTRRRAESKLLKVKTNIEPCPECGHLKQKHIMCGFCYAKVCKETALIRHQIKEMEGGPLKAPAVETVVLYAGETPSEEDKDKRIVERPRKRPAWFSQ; this comes from the exons ATGATGAATTTGGTTGAATTAGTAAACACGTTACGATGCTCTTTACTACATATCGAAAAAAGACTTCTCTGGGTGGCAGGAATTGAAAGACAACTAG CTCCATCACTGGCACTTGATGGCCCAAGTCTCCTGCCCCATATCGACGAGCAGGAAGTGGACGAGCAGCAGCCGAGCTTGAAACGACCCCCTGGCGTTCTGGATAGCATCTTGTGGATGGCAGCACCCAAGAAGAGGCGCACCATTGAGGTCAATCGAACGAGGAGAAGGGCTGAGAGCAAACTTCTCAAAGTCAAG ACAAACATAGAGCCGTGTCCAGAGTGTGGCCACTTAAAGCAGAAACACATCATGTGTGGCTTCTGCTATGCTAAAGTGTGCAAGGAGACCGCGCTGATCCGTCATCAGATTAAAGAGATGGAGGGTGGCCCTCTGAAGGCACCGGCTGTGGAGACTGTTGTCCTGTATGCGGGCGAGACGCCAAGCGAGGAGGACAAAGACAAGAGGATAGTGGAGAGACCCAGGAAGCGGCCTGCCTGGTTCAGCCAGTAA